One segment of Pseudoalteromonas rubra DNA contains the following:
- a CDS encoding polyamine aminopropyltransferase, translated as MSLFGHDVLLIGVMAILAGCGLIYEYLLSHYAGRVLGSVESAIYAMIGTMIVAMGIGAFLARWFKDPFTAFAWLESVIALLGMSSILIIASIIALTYTLPHTLSTLYNLPPDSILDGRPLQLLQDFARFLPYIFGLILGILIGMEIPLIARIRQQVYGRFLENNAGTIYGADYIGAGVGAAIWVTIMLALPIMQAAAWTALFNIVAGLIFLWRYFAFVRFAKLLLICHLLLLGIFAVILQQGSGWMKDLSNVLYKDKVIYSESTKYQHVVITERLSRTQSAPINDLFLNGRLQFSSIDEQIYHTMLVYPAMLASNRHDKVLIIGGGDGLALRDVLKWPVHSATLIDLDGQLLSLFGLQGQEFESRPEITAKLVQLNHNALNDPRAEVIVADAFLEIESMLDRGLQFDTIIIDLPDPNHPDLNKLYSDYFYNHVRQLLAPDGALAIQSTSPYHAKNAFISIAKTVKQAGFSHVEQYQQNIPSFGQWGWTIATPTGQSASARIAAVEALPVASNWVSKKYLLSSFVFPNHFFDRNKEIEVNRLGTGVLYDYYRQAWQTEDELYKN; from the coding sequence ATGTCGCTGTTTGGTCACGATGTGTTACTGATCGGTGTTATGGCCATTCTGGCTGGCTGTGGTCTGATCTATGAGTACTTACTGTCGCATTACGCAGGCAGGGTGCTTGGCTCGGTGGAAAGCGCCATCTATGCCATGATTGGCACTATGATAGTGGCCATGGGGATTGGGGCATTTTTAGCTCGTTGGTTTAAAGATCCTTTCACTGCCTTTGCCTGGCTGGAGAGTGTGATTGCGTTATTAGGCATGAGCAGTATTTTAATCATAGCCAGTATTATTGCCTTGACCTACACCTTACCACACACGCTCTCTACGCTTTATAATTTGCCGCCTGATAGCATACTCGATGGCAGGCCCCTCCAGCTGCTACAGGATTTTGCCCGTTTTTTACCTTATATATTTGGGCTCATTCTCGGCATTTTGATTGGCATGGAAATTCCATTAATTGCGCGTATCCGTCAGCAGGTATACGGTCGATTTTTAGAAAATAATGCGGGCACCATTTATGGCGCTGACTATATCGGAGCAGGGGTAGGTGCTGCTATCTGGGTGACAATCATGCTGGCATTACCGATCATGCAAGCTGCTGCCTGGACGGCGTTATTCAATATCGTGGCCGGATTGATTTTTTTATGGCGTTACTTTGCGTTTGTACGTTTTGCAAAGTTGCTGTTGATCTGTCATCTCTTATTGTTGGGCATCTTCGCGGTCATCTTGCAGCAGGGTAGCGGTTGGATGAAGGATCTCAGTAACGTCTTATACAAAGACAAAGTGATTTATTCAGAGTCAACTAAGTATCAGCATGTGGTGATCACAGAGCGCCTCAGCCGGACGCAGTCGGCACCCATCAATGATTTATTTTTAAATGGCCGGTTACAGTTCTCATCAATAGACGAGCAAATCTATCATACTATGTTGGTCTATCCGGCTATGCTGGCATCAAACCGGCACGACAAGGTGTTGATCATTGGTGGAGGAGATGGCCTGGCGCTGCGTGATGTACTTAAGTGGCCAGTGCACAGTGCCACCCTGATCGATCTGGATGGTCAGTTACTGTCGCTATTTGGCCTGCAGGGGCAGGAATTTGAATCACGCCCAGAGATCACGGCCAAGCTTGTTCAGCTGAACCACAACGCACTGAATGATCCCAGGGCAGAAGTCATTGTGGCAGATGCTTTTTTGGAAATCGAAAGCATGCTGGATCGGGGTCTGCAGTTCGATACCATTATCATCGATCTACCCGACCCCAATCACCCGGATCTGAACAAACTGTATAGTGACTACTTCTATAATCATGTCAGGCAACTACTCGCACCGGATGGGGCGCTGGCTATCCAGTCTACTTCTCCCTATCACGCTAAAAATGCCTTTATCAGCATTGCAAAAACGGTAAAACAGGCTGGATTTAGCCATGTTGAACAATATCAGCAGAATATTCCTTCATTTGGTCAGTGGGGATGGACCATCGCTACCCCCACCGGTCAGTCAGCCAGTGCAAGAATTGCAGCAGTTGAAGCATTACCGGTTGCCAGTAACTGGGTCAGCAAAAAATATTTACTGTCCTCTTTTGTTTTTCCAAATCACTTTTTTGACAGGAATAAAGAGATTGAGGTCAATCGCTTAGGAACTGGCGTACTGTATGACTACTATCGTCAGGCATGGCAAACGGAAGATGAGTTGTATAAAAATTAA
- a CDS encoding PspA/IM30 family protein, with translation MSILKKLFTAVRGGAREVGESIVDANGIRIFEQEIADAKNALAKAKKSLTEVMAKEMQTKRKLAALDESIAEHEDYAGQALQQGNEALAVEIAEKIGEFETEKEEHQQVLDGFTKHVILLKQQVKDAEKSIKENQRQLTMVKTTESVQKATMAVNSTLNTNESSMVNARQSLERIKQRQLDRQDQLAAAKELEAAETGADLKAKMAEAGIGTTQKSNDILDRIKAKQAK, from the coding sequence ATGAGTATCTTAAAGAAATTATTTACCGCAGTGCGTGGTGGTGCCCGTGAAGTGGGTGAGTCGATTGTCGATGCTAATGGTATCCGTATTTTTGAGCAAGAAATTGCTGATGCGAAAAACGCACTGGCGAAAGCCAAGAAAAGCCTGACTGAAGTGATGGCGAAAGAAATGCAAACCAAGCGTAAGTTGGCGGCACTGGACGAGAGCATTGCCGAGCATGAAGATTATGCAGGTCAGGCATTGCAACAGGGCAATGAGGCACTGGCGGTAGAAATTGCCGAGAAAATTGGTGAATTTGAAACAGAGAAAGAAGAGCATCAGCAAGTGCTGGATGGCTTTACTAAGCATGTTATTCTGCTTAAGCAGCAGGTGAAGGATGCAGAAAAGTCGATCAAAGAAAACCAACGCCAACTAACGATGGTGAAAACCACAGAAAGCGTGCAAAAGGCCACCATGGCAGTAAACAGCACACTCAACACCAATGAGTCGTCTATGGTGAATGCACGTCAGTCTCTGGAGCGTATTAAGCAACGTCAGCTGGACAGACAAGATCAGCTGGCCGCAGCCAAAGAGCTCGAAGCTGCTGAAACTGGTGCTGACCTGAAAGCCAAGATGGCGGAGGCTGGTATAGGTACAACCCAAAAGAGCAATGATATTCTGGATCGCATTAAGGCTAAACAAGCAAAGTAA
- a CDS encoding DUF350 domain-containing protein encodes MYQFNGLTAWTLQALLIDMAVIIALFVSLKYIKGWVSNLHANDEITERDNFAFGLSFAGGLTGLAIVLTGITSGAFASTLTQEAMQMAGYGLVGIVLIKLGHFFQDKVALRKVDLHSEIIKGNITSALIDFGHVVSVAIVIRSALLWVLTEGWYGLPIVVVAFVIGNVCMLLVSQYRVQLFKRTNRNGDCLQQAILDNNVAVGIRYAGFLIGAALALTAASGLAPYVADNMASSLIYWSIAALGSIVLFALLHLVMIKVILAGTDISDEVNRQKNIGVATISAAVSFAVGVTMATLLGA; translated from the coding sequence ATGTATCAATTTAACGGATTAACAGCCTGGACATTACAGGCACTTCTCATCGATATGGCGGTGATCATTGCCCTGTTCGTGAGTTTAAAATATATCAAAGGGTGGGTGTCCAACCTGCATGCCAATGATGAAATTACCGAGCGAGATAATTTTGCTTTTGGCCTGAGCTTTGCCGGTGGCCTGACCGGACTGGCCATTGTATTGACGGGGATCACCAGTGGTGCCTTTGCCAGTACACTGACCCAGGAGGCGATGCAAATGGCGGGTTATGGCCTGGTTGGTATTGTACTGATCAAGCTTGGCCACTTTTTTCAGGACAAAGTGGCACTGCGTAAAGTCGATCTGCACAGCGAAATCATTAAAGGCAACATCACCTCAGCCCTGATTGATTTTGGTCATGTGGTTAGTGTCGCCATCGTGATCCGCTCAGCGTTACTCTGGGTGCTGACTGAAGGCTGGTACGGCTTGCCAATCGTGGTCGTCGCCTTTGTCATTGGCAATGTGTGTATGTTGCTGGTGAGTCAATATCGTGTGCAACTGTTCAAGCGTACTAATCGTAATGGCGATTGTCTGCAACAAGCTATCCTGGATAACAATGTTGCGGTCGGGATCCGTTATGCCGGATTTCTCATTGGGGCTGCATTGGCGCTCACTGCGGCGTCTGGTCTGGCACCGTATGTTGCCGATAACATGGCGAGTAGCCTGATTTACTGGAGTATTGCTGCACTGGGCAGTATCGTGCTGTTTGCTTTGTTGCATCTGGTGATGATCAAGGTGATCCTGGCGGGCACTGATATTTCTGATGAAGTTAATCGTCAAAAGAACATTGGTGTGGCAACAATCTCTGCCGCTGTCTCTTTTGCTGTGGGTGTAACCATGGCCACCTTGTTAGGTGCGTAA
- a CDS encoding CHAD domain-containing protein, translating to MSDFKVWKLISLLCIMFLMVGCESKEERIQQTITHSLQDASRAINTLGDALDKNQVRNANLLVEYSNVLGQQNPQLNNIAQLIAQDATSGGPLYQSLLSRYQALKSPQPGMSSDEIIEQAILLKEAASLSLFNDALTDPINVLADMSNGTLARVGAISQSAEQAASNGQPAVGNQLVGNANYGEWQTNSNGTSFWMWYGMYRMLGDLVGDVEYDSWSKRRKYSYYSDYGRKRYTSYQGYKRQSAIEQRTRQSYQRQGRQFTSPYAKRKAGASGLSRASHTPSAVSRSSYSRAKSSSGSIRNSSNRTSRGVSRGK from the coding sequence ATGTCCGATTTTAAAGTTTGGAAACTGATAAGTCTGCTCTGTATCATGTTTTTAATGGTCGGGTGTGAGTCGAAAGAGGAACGCATCCAGCAGACAATTACCCACTCACTTCAGGACGCGTCCCGTGCCATCAATACCTTAGGTGATGCGCTGGATAAAAACCAAGTGCGCAATGCTAACCTCCTGGTTGAATATAGCAATGTGCTGGGCCAGCAAAATCCGCAACTGAACAATATTGCTCAGCTGATTGCACAGGATGCAACCAGTGGTGGTCCTTTGTACCAGAGCTTACTTTCTCGCTATCAGGCGCTGAAATCTCCCCAACCGGGCATGAGCAGTGATGAGATCATCGAACAGGCAATTTTGCTCAAAGAAGCCGCTTCTTTGAGTCTGTTTAATGATGCACTGACTGATCCCATTAACGTACTCGCCGATATGTCCAATGGGACGCTGGCTCGGGTTGGTGCCATTAGTCAGTCTGCAGAGCAGGCTGCCAGTAATGGTCAACCCGCTGTAGGGAACCAACTGGTTGGTAATGCCAACTATGGCGAATGGCAGACCAACTCTAATGGCACCAGTTTCTGGATGTGGTATGGCATGTACCGGATGCTGGGTGATTTGGTGGGAGATGTTGAATATGACAGCTGGAGCAAACGCCGTAAATACAGCTATTACAGCGACTATGGCCGTAAACGCTACACCAGTTATCAGGGCTATAAACGTCAAAGCGCAATAGAGCAGCGTACGCGACAATCTTATCAGCGGCAGGGACGACAATTTACCAGTCCTTATGCGAAAAGAAAGGCGGGCGCTTCGGGTCTTAGCCGTGCCAGTCATACCCCATCAGCAGTATCGCGAAGCAGCTACTCGAGAGCTAAGTCGAGCTCGGGCTCAATTCGCAATAGTTCAAACCGGACCTCTCGCGGCGTGAGCCGGGGCAAGTAG
- a CDS encoding sporulation protein, whose product MSFFKKALGAVGIGAAKVDTLLDHHQVAPGEEISGTVKINGGKVAQEINKIDLKVMCTYTIERENNEGESETVTKQHTLAKFRINERFTIEPGDEKHIPFAFDLDLETPITVGESQTWIATNLDIDMALDKSDRDYIRVVPTDLQQAVIDSMEELGFKLYESDCEGIEEASFSRLPFVQELEFKTFAGEFHGRFDEVEIVFFNRGSQLEVIFEIDRKARGFKGFFAEALDLDESKARLVIDEDSLEDLEDLIYDLLEDNC is encoded by the coding sequence ATGTCTTTTTTCAAAAAAGCACTTGGCGCTGTGGGTATTGGCGCGGCAAAAGTCGACACATTGTTAGATCACCATCAGGTTGCACCTGGCGAGGAAATTTCCGGCACCGTTAAAATTAATGGAGGTAAAGTCGCTCAGGAGATCAACAAAATCGATCTCAAAGTGATGTGTACTTACACCATTGAAAGAGAAAACAATGAAGGTGAGTCGGAAACGGTCACTAAGCAACACACCCTAGCCAAGTTTCGTATTAATGAGCGTTTTACCATTGAGCCTGGTGATGAAAAACATATCCCCTTTGCATTCGATTTAGACCTGGAAACGCCTATCACCGTCGGTGAGTCTCAAACCTGGATTGCCACCAACCTTGACATCGACATGGCGCTGGATAAGTCCGACCGAGATTATATCCGCGTTGTTCCCACCGACCTGCAACAAGCCGTTATCGATAGCATGGAAGAACTGGGTTTCAAATTGTATGAGTCGGACTGTGAAGGCATTGAAGAGGCTTCCTTCTCTCGTCTGCCATTCGTACAGGAGCTGGAGTTCAAAACTTTTGCCGGCGAATTTCATGGCCGTTTCGATGAAGTAGAGATTGTCTTTTTCAACCGTGGCAGTCAGCTGGAGGTTATTTTTGAAATTGATCGCAAAGCTCGGGGATTCAAAGGCTTTTTTGCCGAAGCACTCGATTTAGATGAATCAAAAGCCCGCCTGGTTATCGACGAAGATAGTCTGGAGGACCTGGAAGATCTGATTTATGACCTGCTCGAGGACAATTGCTAA
- a CDS encoding DUF4178 domain-containing protein translates to MFGFFKSKKAPERQLDHARDLRVGDMLTVIDSFAYPDWLKGQTLKVIAVQTYQYQHSADYEFVLESESGRAVFLQIEQDDGEEFANFSVKIQRDDVDAIFTLDEFARIFDEESLTQLETHTKPAAFERFLGQSYQQSEAPYVAYYYEQDYRGQTLPRYQDESGAVCEVIELMSPDEKHSINIEVWDGGETEVSLTITRPLSDIVELFPGASS, encoded by the coding sequence ATGTTTGGTTTTTTCAAATCTAAAAAGGCTCCTGAGCGTCAGCTTGATCATGCCCGCGATTTACGAGTCGGTGATATGCTGACGGTGATAGATTCATTTGCTTATCCTGACTGGCTAAAAGGCCAGACACTCAAGGTCATCGCAGTGCAGACATATCAATACCAGCACAGTGCTGACTATGAATTTGTGCTTGAATCAGAATCTGGTAGAGCTGTTTTTTTGCAGATTGAGCAGGATGATGGTGAAGAGTTTGCTAACTTTTCGGTGAAGATCCAGCGCGATGATGTGGATGCGATTTTTACCCTCGATGAGTTTGCCCGGATCTTCGATGAAGAATCCCTGACACAGCTCGAAACACACACAAAGCCGGCCGCTTTTGAGCGCTTCCTGGGGCAGAGCTACCAGCAAAGTGAAGCCCCTTATGTTGCTTATTATTATGAACAGGACTATCGTGGCCAGACATTGCCACGTTATCAGGACGAAAGTGGCGCCGTCTGTGAGGTGATAGAACTGATGTCGCCTGACGAGAAACACAGTATCAATATTGAGGTCTGGGACGGAGGTGAGACTGAAGTTTCCCTGACGATTACCCGACCGCTCAGTGATATTGTGGAGTTGTTTCCCGGAGCAAGCTCGTGA
- a CDS encoding FxsA family protein, translated as MFKVLFLLFIVIPIAEIALLLQVSDVIGGFATLALVILTAVLGARLVKQQGLGAYANVQQQMAQGQLPASDLFAGICVIIAGVLLMTPGIMTDVLGFMLLTPAIRQKLAKALLQRATVQVQSGGMFNQHSAQQEQQFDPFAGRTSGHEQSQRDEGNTTLEGEFKRKD; from the coding sequence ATGTTTAAAGTCCTTTTTCTACTCTTTATTGTTATTCCCATCGCTGAAATAGCCCTGTTACTACAAGTCAGTGACGTCATTGGCGGATTTGCCACACTGGCACTGGTGATCCTGACAGCGGTATTGGGCGCACGTTTGGTGAAACAACAAGGTCTGGGTGCTTACGCGAATGTGCAGCAACAAATGGCACAAGGTCAGCTTCCTGCCAGTGACCTGTTTGCCGGGATTTGTGTGATCATTGCCGGTGTGCTGCTGATGACACCGGGTATTATGACCGATGTGTTGGGCTTTATGTTGCTCACACCGGCCATACGTCAGAAGCTGGCAAAGGCTCTGTTGCAGCGTGCCACGGTTCAGGTGCAAAGTGGTGGCATGTTCAATCAACATTCGGCACAACAGGAGCAGCAGTTTGACCCGTTTGCCGGCCGTACTTCTGGTCATGAGCAATCGCAGCGTGATGAAGGGAACACCACCTTAGAGGGTGAGTTTAAGCGTAAAGACTAA
- a CDS encoding co-chaperone GroES, with the protein MNIRPLHDRVIVKRLEEETKSAGGIVLTGSAAEKSTRGEVVAVGNGRVLDNGEVRALQVKAGDTVLFGSYVEKTEKIEGQEYLIMREDNILGIVE; encoded by the coding sequence ATGAACATTCGTCCTTTACATGATCGCGTTATTGTTAAGCGTCTTGAAGAAGAAACAAAGTCTGCTGGCGGTATCGTTTTAACTGGTTCTGCCGCTGAAAAATCAACCCGTGGTGAAGTGGTTGCTGTGGGCAACGGCCGCGTGTTGGACAATGGTGAAGTGAGAGCATTACAAGTTAAAGCGGGCGACACAGTATTGTTTGGCTCGTACGTTGAGAAAACAGAAAAAATCGAAGGTCAGGAGTATCTGATCATGCGCGAAGATAACATCCTGGGCATTGTAGAGTAA
- the groL gene encoding chaperonin GroEL (60 kDa chaperone family; promotes refolding of misfolded polypeptides especially under stressful conditions; forms two stacked rings of heptamers to form a barrel-shaped 14mer; ends can be capped by GroES; misfolded proteins enter the barrel where they are refolded when GroES binds), which produces MAAKEVRFAGDARTKMLKGVNVLADAVKVTLGPKGRNVVLDKSFGAPTITKDGVSVAKEIELEDKFENMGAQMVKEVASKANDAAGDGTTTATVLAQAIVNEGLKSVAAGMNPMDLKRGIDKAVIAAVEELKALSVPCSDAKAIAQVGTISANSDKEIGDIIAEAMEKVGRESGVITVEEGQSLQNELDVVEGMQFDRGYLSPYFINNAEKGQVELDNPHILLVDKKVSNIRELLPTLEAVAKTSKPLLIIAEDLEGEALATLVVNNMRGIVKVAAVKAPGFGDRRKAMLQDIAILTGGTVISEEIGLELEKATVEDLGTAKRVVITKDDTTIIDGAGEQEGIDGRVAQIKAQIEEATSDYDKEKLQERMAKLAGGVAVIKVGAATEVEMKEKKDRVEDALHATRAAVEEGVVPGGGVALVRVASKIESLTGENEDQNHGIKVALRAMEAPLRQIVSNAGDEASVVVNAVKGGEGNYGYNAANGQYDDMIEMGILDPTKVTRSALQFAASVAGLMITTEAMVAEIPKEEAAAAPDMGGMGGMGGMGGMM; this is translated from the coding sequence ATGGCAGCTAAAGAAGTTCGTTTTGCAGGCGATGCCCGCACTAAAATGCTTAAAGGCGTAAACGTACTGGCAGACGCAGTAAAAGTAACTTTGGGTCCAAAAGGCCGTAACGTGGTACTGGATAAGTCATTCGGTGCACCTACCATTACTAAAGATGGTGTATCTGTTGCAAAAGAGATCGAACTGGAAGACAAGTTCGAGAACATGGGCGCACAAATGGTAAAAGAAGTGGCGTCTAAAGCAAACGATGCGGCGGGTGATGGTACTACCACTGCAACGGTACTGGCACAAGCTATCGTGAACGAAGGCCTTAAATCAGTCGCTGCGGGTATGAACCCAATGGATCTGAAGCGCGGTATCGACAAAGCAGTGATTGCTGCGGTTGAAGAACTTAAAGCGCTATCTGTTCCGTGTTCAGACGCTAAAGCTATTGCTCAGGTAGGTACTATCTCTGCAAACTCTGACAAAGAAATTGGTGACATCATTGCTGAAGCAATGGAAAAAGTTGGTCGTGAGTCTGGTGTTATCACTGTAGAAGAAGGCCAGTCACTACAGAACGAATTAGACGTTGTTGAAGGTATGCAGTTTGACCGCGGTTACCTGTCTCCTTACTTCATCAACAATGCGGAAAAAGGCCAGGTTGAACTGGACAACCCACACATTCTGTTGGTTGACAAAAAAGTATCTAACATCCGTGAATTGCTGCCAACGTTGGAAGCAGTTGCAAAAACCAGCAAGCCTCTGTTGATCATCGCTGAAGACCTTGAAGGTGAAGCGCTGGCAACTCTGGTTGTAAACAACATGCGCGGTATCGTAAAAGTTGCAGCGGTTAAGGCGCCAGGTTTTGGCGACCGTCGTAAAGCAATGCTTCAGGACATCGCTATCCTGACTGGTGGTACGGTTATTTCTGAAGAGATTGGCCTGGAGCTTGAGAAAGCAACAGTTGAAGACCTGGGTACTGCGAAGCGCGTTGTTATCACTAAAGATGACACGACTATCATTGATGGTGCGGGCGAGCAGGAAGGCATTGACGGCCGTGTTGCACAAATCAAAGCACAAATCGAAGAAGCCACTTCAGATTACGACAAAGAGAAACTACAAGAGCGTATGGCTAAACTGGCCGGCGGTGTTGCAGTGATCAAAGTCGGTGCAGCAACTGAAGTAGAAATGAAAGAGAAGAAAGACCGCGTTGAAGATGCACTACACGCAACTCGCGCAGCGGTTGAAGAAGGTGTGGTACCAGGTGGTGGTGTTGCACTGGTTCGCGTTGCGAGCAAGATCGAATCTCTGACTGGCGAGAACGAAGATCAGAACCACGGTATCAAAGTTGCGCTACGCGCGATGGAAGCACCACTTCGTCAAATCGTATCAAACGCAGGTGATGAAGCCTCTGTGGTTGTTAACGCAGTGAAAGGCGGTGAAGGTAACTATGGTTACAACGCAGCTAACGGTCAATACGACGACATGATCGAAATGGGTATCCTTGACCCAACTAAAGTAACGCGTTCTGCACTGCAGTTCGCAGCGTCTGTAGCTGGCCTGATGATCACCACAGAAGCCATGGTTGCTGAAATTCCGAAGGAAGAAGCAGCGGCTGCCCCAGATATGGGCGGCATGGGCGGAATGGGTGGCATGGGCGGCATGATGTAA
- the cutA gene encoding divalent-cation tolerance protein CutA produces MTTPYRLVMTTCGTQAQAQDIARHLVANKQAACVNILPSVESIYVWQGEVTQDSEYKLMIKTHADLVEAVMETIHRLHQYDVPEIQVIEVCAGSRDYFNWIDEVLN; encoded by the coding sequence ATGACGACGCCTTACCGATTGGTCATGACCACCTGTGGCACTCAGGCTCAGGCCCAAGACATTGCCAGGCATTTGGTGGCAAATAAACAGGCAGCCTGTGTGAACATTTTGCCAAGCGTTGAGTCCATCTATGTGTGGCAGGGCGAGGTCACTCAGGACAGCGAGTACAAGTTAATGATTAAAACGCATGCTGACTTAGTCGAGGCTGTCATGGAGACCATTCACCGTTTGCACCAATACGATGTCCCTGAAATTCAGGTCATCGAAGTCTGTGCGGGATCGCGGGACTATTTTAACTGGATTGATGAGGTACTGAATTAA
- a CDS encoding DUF2170 family protein: MELNELSIKLASFETEGANFESFLIANEGEQDVLQVIVEGNDELPIFVTQTEEQLVCISYLFNENEVKPELLNELNEALLKLNVPIPLSAFAKIDAQYAIFGALAVSSSIDEITHELVTLADNAIEALDAVTVYLKD, encoded by the coding sequence ATGGAATTAAACGAGTTATCAATCAAATTGGCATCATTTGAAACTGAAGGTGCTAACTTCGAATCCTTCCTGATCGCGAATGAAGGTGAACAGGATGTATTACAAGTGATTGTTGAGGGAAATGACGAATTACCGATCTTTGTCACTCAGACCGAAGAGCAGTTAGTGTGTATCAGCTATCTGTTTAATGAAAATGAAGTGAAGCCTGAGTTATTGAACGAGTTAAATGAAGCATTGTTAAAACTCAATGTGCCGATCCCTTTGAGTGCGTTTGCTAAAATTGATGCACAGTACGCTATCTTTGGTGCACTGGCAGTTTCCTCCTCCATCGATGAGATAACGCACGAACTGGTCACGTTGGCAGACAATGCCATTGAAGCCCTGGATGCTGTGACTGTGTATTTAAAAGATTAA